The following coding sequences are from one Mesorhizobium onobrychidis window:
- a CDS encoding VOC family protein, whose translation MPKSPMPFFWYELMTTDLDAAEAFYTDVVGWKAQAFDGAPGMLRYVVMNVGERGVGGLMAQPDEVRKMGMPPAWVGYIHTRDVDASTKSLKEAGGTVHREPDDIPGVGRFAVVADPQGAAFNFLQPIVPDQPPVPATTPGHVGWHELYTTDWRAAFDFYSGQFGWTKGDAMDMGPMGIYQLFAAGGEPIGGMMNKPEQIPVPVWQFYFNVPSIDAAAKRVTDSGGKILMGPMEVPGGGWIVMCTDPQGAHFALTAPVR comes from the coding sequence ATGCCAAAGTCCCCGATGCCCTTCTTCTGGTACGAACTGATGACCACCGATCTCGACGCTGCCGAGGCATTCTATACCGATGTGGTCGGCTGGAAGGCGCAGGCCTTCGACGGCGCACCAGGCATGCTGCGTTATGTCGTCATGAATGTCGGCGAGCGCGGCGTCGGCGGGCTGATGGCGCAGCCGGACGAAGTGCGCAAGATGGGTATGCCGCCGGCCTGGGTCGGTTACATCCACACCAGGGATGTCGACGCTTCGACGAAATCGCTGAAGGAGGCCGGCGGTACGGTTCATCGCGAACCCGATGACATTCCGGGCGTCGGCCGCTTTGCCGTCGTCGCCGATCCGCAAGGCGCGGCCTTCAACTTCCTGCAGCCAATTGTCCCCGACCAGCCGCCCGTGCCGGCCACTACTCCCGGCCATGTCGGCTGGCATGAACTTTACACGACCGACTGGCGCGCCGCGTTCGATTTCTATTCCGGCCAGTTCGGCTGGACCAAGGGCGACGCCATGGATATGGGGCCGATGGGCATCTACCAGCTCTTCGCCGCTGGTGGCGAACCTATCGGCGGCATGATGAACAAGCCCGAGCAGATTCCCGTGCCGGTCTGGCAGTTCTATTTCAATGTACCTAGCATCGACGCGGCGGCCAAGCGCGTAACCGACAGTGGCGGCAAGATCCTTATGGGCCCGATGGAGGTACCCGGCGGCGGCTGGATCGTGATGTGCACGGACCCACAAGGCGCCCATTTCGCACTAACGGCGCCGGTGCGGTAG
- a CDS encoding NAD(P)-dependent oxidoreductase produces MATGHFKQGIAGGRLSPEQYADNFSDLHPPLDHHEALVESDRCYFCYDAPCMNACPTSIDIPLFIRQISTGNPIGSAKTIFDQNILGGMCARVCPTETLCEEVCVREVAEGKPVQIGRLQRYATDVAMAENKQFYRRAAPTGKTIAVVGAGPAGLAAAHRLARHGHDVTILEARPKAGGLNEYGIAAYKSIDNFAQAEVDYITSIGGIDIQNGKALGRDYQLSDLTRNYDAVFLGMGLGGVNALRADGEEAQGVTNAVEFIAELRQASDLASLPVGRRVVVIGGGMTAIDAAVQSKLLGAEEVTICYRRGQEHMNASEFEQDLAAANGVTIRHWLQPKRVIAEGGKVSGVELEYTAMDGEKLVGTGERLTLTADQVFKAIGQSFVPAALNGSGALLALEAGRIKVDAEGRTSLANVWAGGDCIFGGDDLTVSAVAQGRDAAESIHRALTSNGRA; encoded by the coding sequence ATGGCGACTGGTCATTTCAAGCAGGGCATTGCCGGCGGCCGGCTTTCGCCTGAACAATATGCGGATAATTTTTCCGACCTGCATCCGCCGCTCGATCATCACGAGGCGCTGGTCGAGTCCGACCGCTGCTATTTCTGTTATGACGCGCCGTGCATGAATGCATGCCCGACCTCGATCGACATCCCGCTGTTCATACGCCAGATCTCGACAGGCAATCCGATCGGCTCGGCCAAGACGATTTTCGATCAGAACATTTTGGGCGGCATGTGCGCCCGCGTCTGCCCGACCGAGACGCTGTGCGAAGAGGTCTGCGTGCGCGAAGTGGCGGAAGGCAAGCCGGTGCAGATCGGCCGCCTGCAGCGTTATGCCACCGATGTCGCCATGGCTGAGAATAAGCAGTTTTACCGGCGCGCCGCCCCGACCGGCAAGACGATCGCCGTGGTCGGCGCCGGGCCGGCCGGCCTTGCCGCCGCCCATCGGCTTGCCCGCCACGGTCATGACGTGACCATCCTGGAAGCCCGTCCGAAGGCGGGCGGCCTCAATGAATACGGCATCGCCGCCTATAAGAGCATCGACAATTTCGCCCAGGCCGAGGTCGACTATATCACGTCGATCGGCGGCATCGACATCCAGAATGGCAAGGCGCTCGGCCGCGACTACCAGCTGTCCGACCTGACCAGGAATTACGATGCGGTGTTTCTCGGCATGGGGCTTGGCGGCGTCAACGCGCTGCGCGCCGACGGCGAGGAGGCGCAAGGCGTCACCAATGCGGTGGAGTTCATCGCGGAGCTTCGCCAGGCGAGCGATCTTGCCAGCCTGCCGGTCGGCCGGCGGGTCGTCGTCATCGGCGGCGGCATGACGGCGATCGACGCGGCGGTGCAGTCGAAGCTGCTCGGCGCCGAAGAGGTAACGATCTGCTACCGGCGCGGGCAGGAGCACATGAACGCCTCGGAATTCGAGCAGGACCTGGCCGCCGCCAACGGCGTCACCATCCGTCACTGGCTGCAGCCGAAGCGAGTCATTGCCGAAGGCGGCAAGGTGTCGGGCGTCGAACTCGAATACACGGCGATGGATGGCGAGAAACTCGTCGGCACCGGCGAGCGGCTGACGCTTACCGCCGACCAAGTGTTCAAGGCGATCGGCCAGAGCTTTGTCCCGGCTGCGCTCAACGGCAGCGGGGCCTTGCTTGCTTTGGAAGCCGGCCGCATCAAGGTCGATGCCGAAGGCCGCACCTCGCTGGCCAACGTCTGGGCCGGCGGCGACTGCATCTTTGGCGGCGACGACCTGACCGTCTCCGCCGTCGCACAGGGCCGCGACGCGGCCGAATCGATTCACCGGGCACTGACCTCGAACGGGAGGGCATGA
- the preA gene encoding NAD-dependent dihydropyrimidine dehydrogenase subunit PreA, with product MADIRNNFVGIKSPNPFWLASAPPTDKAYNVIRAFKAGWGGVVWKTLGEEGPPVVNVNGPRYGAIWGADRRLLGLNNIELITDRDLQVNLREIKQVKMDWPDRAIVVSLMVPCEEHAWKAILPVVEETGADGIELNFGCPHGMSERGMGAAVGQVPEYIEMVVRWCKANTRMPVITKLTPNITDVRKPARAALAGGTDAVSLINTINSITGVNLDSFAPEPTIDGKGSHGGYCGPAVKPIAMNMVAEIARDPETHGLPISGIGGITTWRDAAEFMALGAGNVQVCTAAMTYGFKIVQEMIAGLENWMDEKGHASLDDIVGRATPNVTDWQYLNLNYVAKAHIDQEACIKCGRCHIACEDTSHQAITSMVDGVRHFEVIEAECVGCNLCVNVCPVENCITMEPLAAGVMDQRTGRPVSPVYANWTTHPNNPMAKVAAE from the coding sequence ATGGCAGACATCCGCAACAATTTCGTCGGCATCAAATCGCCGAATCCGTTCTGGCTGGCCTCGGCGCCGCCGACCGACAAGGCCTACAACGTCATCCGCGCCTTTAAGGCGGGCTGGGGCGGCGTGGTGTGGAAGACGCTTGGCGAAGAGGGGCCGCCGGTGGTCAACGTCAACGGTCCGCGCTACGGCGCGATCTGGGGCGCCGATCGCCGCCTGCTCGGCCTCAACAACATCGAACTGATCACCGACCGCGACCTGCAGGTGAATCTGCGCGAGATCAAGCAGGTCAAGATGGACTGGCCCGACCGAGCTATTGTCGTCTCGTTGATGGTGCCTTGCGAGGAGCATGCGTGGAAGGCCATCCTGCCGGTGGTCGAGGAGACCGGGGCCGACGGCATCGAGCTTAATTTCGGCTGCCCGCACGGCATGTCGGAACGCGGCATGGGTGCCGCCGTCGGTCAGGTGCCGGAATACATCGAAATGGTGGTGCGCTGGTGCAAGGCCAACACCCGCATGCCTGTTATCACCAAGCTGACGCCCAACATCACCGATGTGCGCAAGCCGGCGCGGGCCGCCCTTGCCGGCGGCACCGATGCCGTCTCGCTGATCAACACCATCAATTCGATCACCGGCGTCAATCTCGATAGTTTCGCACCGGAGCCGACGATCGACGGCAAGGGCTCGCATGGCGGCTATTGCGGCCCTGCGGTGAAGCCGATCGCCATGAACATGGTGGCCGAGATCGCCCGCGATCCGGAAACGCATGGGCTGCCGATCTCCGGTATCGGCGGCATCACCACGTGGCGCGACGCTGCCGAATTCATGGCGCTCGGCGCCGGCAATGTGCAGGTGTGCACGGCGGCGATGACCTATGGCTTCAAGATCGTGCAGGAGATGATCGCCGGCCTGGAAAACTGGATGGACGAGAAGGGCCATGCCTCGCTCGACGACATCGTCGGCCGCGCCACGCCCAACGTCACCGACTGGCAATATCTCAACCTCAATTACGTCGCCAAGGCGCATATCGACCAGGAGGCCTGCATCAAATGCGGCCGTTGCCACATCGCCTGCGAGGACACTTCGCACCAGGCGATTACCAGCATGGTTGATGGCGTCAGACATTTCGAGGTGATCGAGGCCGAATGCGTCGGCTGCAATCTCTGCGTCAATGTCTGCCCGGTCGAGAACTGCATAACCATGGAACCGCTGGCGGCTGGCGTGATGGACCAGCGCACCGGCAGACCGGTGTCGCCGGTCTACGCCAACTGGACGACGCATCCGAACAATCCGATGGCCAAGGTGGCGGCGGAATAG
- a CDS encoding RrF2 family transcriptional regulator — protein MKLGEGVEAAIHCAAMLAGVEGAATMPGAAMAEAFGLSPSYLLKHLNALTASGILESVPGPSGGYRLARPAERITLLDIVLAVEGREPAFRCGEIRQRGPARLDASVYVKPCGISVAMLKAERAYRAALAEARLSDIVAEYVSDADPRSVAANCAFVERHQRPQKSSSTKQA, from the coding sequence ATGAAGCTGGGCGAGGGCGTCGAAGCGGCCATCCACTGCGCCGCGATGCTGGCCGGCGTGGAAGGCGCGGCGACTATGCCGGGTGCTGCCATGGCTGAAGCGTTCGGCCTGTCGCCGAGCTATCTCCTCAAGCATCTCAACGCGCTGACGGCGTCGGGTATCCTGGAATCGGTGCCGGGGCCATCGGGCGGTTACCGGCTGGCACGGCCGGCCGAGCGCATAACGCTGCTCGACATCGTGCTCGCCGTGGAAGGACGGGAACCGGCCTTTCGTTGCGGCGAAATCCGTCAGCGCGGGCCGGCCAGGCTCGATGCCTCGGTCTACGTCAAACCCTGCGGCATCAGCGTCGCGATGCTGAAGGCCGAACGCGCCTATCGCGCCGCTCTTGCCGAGGCCCGGCTGTCCGACATCGTGGCGGAATACGTGAGCGATGCCGATCCCCGTTCAGTCGCCGCGAACTGCGCCTTTGTCGAGCGCCATCAGCGACCGCAGAAATCGAGTTCAACCAAGCAAGCGTGA